A genomic region of Raphanus sativus cultivar WK10039 chromosome 6, ASM80110v3, whole genome shotgun sequence contains the following coding sequences:
- the LOC130496571 gene encoding GDSL esterase/lipase At5g63170: MSTILFQTVTVLVSIISSSVAQAGNIPAVIAFGDSILDTGNNNDLTTLTKVNFYPYGRDFVTRQATGRFGNGRIPTDMIAEGLGVKNIVPAYRSSDLQPNDILTGVSFASGGSGLDPMTARVQGVIWIPDQLNDFKAYIAKLNSITGDEEKTRSIISNAVYVISAGNNDLGITFVSNPARNTRYTVFSYTDMMISWTQSFMQELYNLGARKFAIMGTLPLGCLPGASNAIGGICLEPANAVARLFNQKLANKVNNLNSMLPGSRSIYIDMYNPLLELVINPLRSGFTWSTWPCCCSPAAPIPCLDASRHVFWDIAHPTEKAYQTIIPPIIQQIQQSFA, from the exons ATGAGTACTATACTTTTTCAAACCGTAACAGTATTAGTCTCGATTATATCGAGTTCTGTAGCTCAAGCTGGAAATATTCCAGCGGTTATAGCATTTGGAGATTCAATACTTGATACCGGCAACAACAATGACCTTACGACTTTAACTAAAGTCAATTTCTATCCGTATGGAAGAGATTTCGTAACTCGACAAGCCACTGGAAGATTTGGCAATGGAAGAATTCCTACAGATATGATTG CCGAAGGTTTGGGAGTAAAGAACATTGTACCAGCTTATCGTAGTTCAGATCTTCAACCCAACGATATCTTAACCGGTGTTAGTTTTGCTTCTGGTGGTTCGGGTTTAGATCCAATGACCGCAAGAGTTCAG GGAGTTATCTGGATACCAGACCAATTGAACGATTTCAAAGCTTACATAGCAAAGCTAAACAGCATCACTGGAGATGAAGAGAAGACGAGATCAATCATCTCTAATGCAGTTTATGTAATTTCCGCTGGAAATAACGATCTTGGCATCACATTTGTCTCCAATCCAGCAAGGAACACTCGATATACTGTCTTCTCCTACACCGACATGATGATTTCATGGACTCAATCATTCATGCAG gAGTTATATAATCTGGGAGCAAGAAAATTTGCGATTATGGGAACGTTGCCTTTGGGTTGCTTACCAGGAGCGAGCAACGCTATTGGAGGGATATGTCTAGAACCCGCAAACGCAGTCGCTAGACTCTTTAACCAGAAGTTAGCAAACAAAGTAAACAATCTGAACTCAATGCTCCCAGGCTCTCGTTCCATCTACATTGACATGTATAATCCTCTTCTTGAACTCGTCATCAACCCACTAAGATCAG GATTCACGTGGTCAACTTGGCCTTGCTGTTGTTCTCCTGCGGCTCCGATACCGTGCTTGGATGCATCTCGACATGTGTTTTGGGACATTGCTCACCCAACAGAGAAAGCTTATCAAACTATTATCCCTCCGATTATTCAACAAATTCAACAGAGCTTCGCTTGA